The following are encoded in a window of Castanea sativa cultivar Marrone di Chiusa Pesio chromosome 9, ASM4071231v1 genomic DNA:
- the LOC142609061 gene encoding protein DETOXIFICATION 21-like, with protein MSVIVPQEPALEAEHGSLSYLKCGKLWYYTALVLITGYLKNSEVSINALTICLNINGWEMMISLGFMSAASVRVGNELGRGSSKLQRRLAYIFTENEEVVEAIADLSPLLAVSILLNSVQPVLSGVAVGAGWQSIVAYVNVVSYYIIWVPNGLVLGYVFDMGVKGVWMGMLFGTFVQTIALVIVTYKTNWDEQVIVASNRVKKWAVDDAQEPKLTTSDVS; from the exons ATGTCTGTCATCGTGCCCCAAGAGCCTGCATTGGAAGCAGAACATGGGAGCCTCTCATATTTGAAG tGTGGAAAACTTTGGTACTACACAGCATTGGTTCTTATAACAGGATACCTGAAAAACTCTGAGGTTTCCATCAATGCTCTAACTATATG CCTTAACATCAATGGGTGGGAGATGATGATATCTCTTGGATTCATGTCTGCAGCAAG TGTTCGGGTAGGAAATGAGCTTGGAAGAGGGAGCTCAAAGCTGCAAA GAAGACTTGCTTACATATTCACTGAAAATGAGGAGGTGGTTGAGGCTATCGCGGACTTGTCACCTTTGCTTGCAGTCTCTATATTATTGAATAGTGTTCAGCCAGTGCTCTCCG GAGTTGCTGTTGGAGCTGGCTGGCAAAGCATTGTAGCATACGTTAACGTAGTCAGCTATTACATTATATGGGTTCCAAATGGCCTTGTGCTTGGATATGTTTTTGATATGGGAGTCAAA GGTGTTTGGATGGGAATGTTGTTCGGAACTTTCGTTCAAACTATTGCACTTGTTATTGTCACCTACAAAACCAATTGGGACGAACAG GTAATTGTAGCTAGTAACCGAGTAAAAAAATGGGCTGTGGATGATGCTCAAGAGCCAAAGCTTACCACATCAGATGTTAGCTAG